The window AAGTACTTTCTCAGACGCGCTGCTCAAGCATCCAAAGGCATTTTCGAGATTATTTGTTAATACCGTAAAAGCTGGCGAAACAGGGGGCGTTTTGGAAGTTGTGCTTACGCGTCTGGCGGAATTCAGCGAAAAGAGCGAGCGATTGAAGAACCGCATAAGATCGGCTCTTGCGTATCCCATCCTTGTCATCATGATAGCCCTCGGCGTCCTATCATTTCTCATAATCTTCGTCATCCCCAAGTTTATGGAACTTTTTAAGGAGCTAGGCACGGAACTTCCGCTTCCGACATTGATACTCTTACAAATAAGCGATTTTATGCAGCATAAGTGGCTATTAGGCATCATTTTTATCGTCGGTTTTATAATTCTTTATAACTTCGCGCTGCGCTTGGAACCGTTTAGGCTTTTAATAGATAATATAAAATTGCACCTGCCGGTATTCGGCGTTTTGGCCCAGAAGGTGGCAATCGCGAGATTCTCGCGCACGCTGGGGACGCTTATATCGAGCGGTGTGCCCATTCTACAAGCTCTTATGATCACAAAAGATACCGCGGGCAATGAAGTCATAGCCCGTTCACTTGGCAGGGTCCATGATAGTATCCGCGAAGGTGAGTCCATAGCAGGGCCGCTGGCAAAGACGAAGATATTTCCCCTCATGGTAGTCAATATGATAAGCGTGGGGGAAGAGACCGGCTCGCTCGACCAGATGCTTAACAAAGTAGCCGACACGTATGATGATGAGGTGGATGTTACCGTTACCGCGCTTACCTCGCTACTTGAGCCCCTGTTAATAGTGGGAAT of the Candidatus Omnitrophota bacterium genome contains:
- a CDS encoding type II secretion system F family protein, which translates into the protein MPIYSYKAIDKFGKEIADEVDVASYDEAIKKLRGLGYFPTQITAKRSKASTRAAHAAGGAVGGVGLSMEISIPFLGIGSVNQKQVTLFTRQLATLIGAGLPLVRSLNILRDQMKAGSFRNMVQSVANQVETGSTFSDALLKHPKAFSRLFVNTVKAGETGGVLEVVLTRLAEFSEKSERLKNRIRSALAYPILVIMIALGVLSFLIIFVIPKFMELFKELGTELPLPTLILLQISDFMQHKWLLGIIFIVGFIILYNFALRLEPFRLLIDNIKLHLPVFGVLAQKVAIARFSRTLGTLISSGVPILQALMITKDTAGNEVIARSLGRVHDSIREGESIAGPLAKTKIFPLMVVNMISVGEETGSLDQMLNKVADTYDDEVDVTVTALTSLLEPLLIVGMGLIVGAIVISMFLPLVKLLTTLSA